One bacterium genomic window carries:
- a CDS encoding M20/M25/M40 family metallo-hydrolase, whose translation MIVLSIFMLPDSSAQEATDYLIAVRLNNGEERAVLARLRLPVYYQFESAFICGLSQADLPKLNESGLPFEIIDAAAWSESYFIICGKHGRNAIRKPSSGKVLFASREVLLLKAPDLSALEIARAGLRAVALPKTPKFLKEERILSRLSPALPVADDITKIIAEINPDSLRYFIQSLQDFQTRFSLAPTRHAVAAWIARQYARLGFEQVQIDSFLCYNPWPVDTTTWQKNVIVTLPGSRDPDAVCLIGGHYDCFTYDDPMRFAPGADDNASGTAAAWEIARAMKRTGYQPEATIKFVAFGAEELMLSGGSGCYDMAQKAQAAGMNLRLMINNDMISHTLRSLPASRVSINYYTGSEHLLDMAMTLTNTYTAIKATPGSLNQASDSYPFWEYGFPAIYFEEMDFSPYYHTPQDVIANYSMPYCAEVTKAGAAFLVHSIATPAVVQDFEVVDKGDGASLFASWRANAESDLAGYHVHLGRSSGQYDTLFTTRDTQIILENLTEGQAYFVGVSAYDHEGHESQTVERRATVRSIPLAPINLTDRPTRTHITLAWSPNREYDLLGYRLYRAPEPGGAAILLTPGVWRDTSFVDETATKGIYHYYTVRALDDQLHESAASMEVRSRLVSLDGGILIVDETADGDGQLMRPTDEEVDQYYRGLVAGFTHTEYDLAHAGSIKLADVGAYSTVVWHGNDFSDPAAALPGRRCLQEYLAYGGNLLVTVFMPSRAFSTAQTYPAYYGPGEFIYDDLKLERVEYFSQARFWSASPAQPGYPTLAVDTTKGLAAWSYHLTRIEGIHPAQSARTVYRYHSRFADGTPGGMMNGQPVGIEYLGGDHRVVLVSFPLYFMKFEHAQDFVRYVLVRKFSEVSTVHENAAEMPAQFQLWHNYPNPFNPTTTIAFALPNASFVTLKIYDLLGNEVATLVSEKLPAGKHQRVWEAKGLVSGVYLFQLRAGELSQVMKLMLLR comes from the coding sequence ATGATCGTCTTGAGTATTTTCATGTTGCCGGATTCGTCGGCGCAAGAAGCAACGGACTATCTCATTGCCGTTCGCCTCAATAACGGCGAGGAGCGCGCCGTGTTGGCGCGGCTCCGGTTGCCGGTGTATTATCAATTTGAATCCGCTTTCATTTGTGGACTTAGCCAGGCCGATCTCCCCAAGCTGAACGAATCCGGACTGCCCTTTGAAATCATCGATGCTGCCGCCTGGTCGGAGTCCTATTTCATTATTTGCGGCAAACATGGGCGTAATGCGATACGCAAGCCGTCATCGGGCAAGGTGTTGTTTGCCAGCCGCGAGGTGTTGCTCCTCAAAGCCCCCGATCTTTCAGCCTTGGAGATCGCTCGTGCCGGGTTGCGCGCCGTGGCCCTGCCTAAAACGCCCAAGTTCCTGAAGGAGGAACGCATCCTGAGCCGCCTCTCACCCGCTCTGCCCGTAGCGGACGACATCACCAAAATCATCGCAGAAATCAATCCTGATTCTTTGCGGTATTTCATCCAAAGCTTGCAGGACTTTCAAACGCGCTTCAGCCTGGCGCCGACTCGGCACGCCGTCGCAGCGTGGATTGCGCGGCAATACGCGCGCCTCGGCTTCGAGCAGGTACAGATCGATTCCTTTCTCTGCTACAATCCCTGGCCGGTGGACACCACGACGTGGCAGAAGAATGTCATCGTCACTTTGCCCGGCAGCCGGGATCCGGACGCGGTTTGTCTCATCGGTGGACATTATGATTGCTTTACCTATGATGATCCCATGCGCTTCGCGCCCGGCGCAGATGACAACGCCAGCGGCACTGCTGCGGCATGGGAGATCGCACGCGCGATGAAGCGCACCGGCTATCAGCCCGAGGCCACCATCAAGTTCGTCGCATTTGGCGCGGAGGAATTGATGCTTTCCGGCGGTTCCGGCTGTTATGATATGGCGCAAAAAGCCCAAGCTGCGGGCATGAACCTGCGCCTCATGATCAACAACGACATGATCAGCCACACGCTCAGGTCGTTGCCTGCCAGCCGCGTGAGCATCAACTATTACACCGGCAGCGAACATCTGCTCGACATGGCGATGACTCTTACCAATACCTACACAGCCATCAAAGCCACGCCCGGTAGCCTCAATCAGGCTTCGGACAGCTACCCGTTTTGGGAATATGGCTTTCCTGCGATCTACTTTGAAGAGATGGATTTCAGCCCATACTATCACACGCCGCAGGATGTCATCGCCAATTACAGCATGCCCTATTGCGCGGAAGTGACCAAGGCTGGCGCGGCGTTCCTGGTTCATTCGATTGCAACCCCAGCGGTGGTGCAGGATTTTGAAGTAGTGGATAAGGGCGATGGTGCGAGTCTCTTTGCGTCGTGGCGCGCGAATGCTGAGTCAGATTTGGCCGGCTATCATGTTCATCTCGGCAGGTCTTCGGGTCAATACGACACGCTCTTCACCACGCGCGACACGCAGATCATTTTGGAGAATCTGACTGAGGGCCAGGCGTATTTCGTCGGTGTAAGCGCATATGATCATGAAGGCCACGAGAGCCAGACGGTTGAGCGCCGAGCGACGGTACGTTCCATTCCGCTGGCCCCAATCAATCTCACGGACCGGCCCACGCGCACGCATATTACTCTTGCGTGGTCGCCTAATCGAGAGTATGATTTGCTCGGCTATCGCCTCTATCGCGCCCCGGAGCCGGGAGGTGCTGCAATTCTTTTGACACCCGGCGTTTGGCGAGACACCTCGTTTGTGGATGAAACCGCGACCAAGGGCATTTATCATTACTACACTGTGCGCGCACTGGATGACCAACTTCACGAAAGCGCAGCCAGCATGGAAGTACGCTCGCGATTGGTTTCGCTGGATGGCGGCATCTTGATTGTCGATGAAACCGCGGATGGCGACGGCCAGCTCATGCGGCCCACGGACGAGGAGGTGGATCAATACTATCGCGGCCTGGTCGCCGGCTTCACCCACACCGAGTATGATCTCGCACATGCTGGTAGCATCAAGCTGGCTGATGTGGGAGCTTATTCCACCGTGGTGTGGCACGGCAACGACTTCTCCGATCCCGCGGCAGCACTGCCAGGCCGGCGATGCCTGCAAGAATACCTCGCATATGGCGGCAATTTGTTGGTAACCGTCTTCATGCCTTCGCGCGCTTTCTCTACCGCACAAACGTATCCTGCGTACTACGGGCCAGGCGAATTTATCTATGACGATCTCAAGCTCGAGCGCGTGGAGTATTTTTCGCAAGCGCGCTTTTGGTCTGCCTCACCTGCGCAGCCCGGTTATCCCACGCTCGCCGTGGATACCACCAAAGGCTTGGCGGCCTGGAGTTATCATCTCACAAGAATAGAGGGTATTCATCCCGCCCAGAGTGCACGGACCGTGTATCGTTATCACAGTCGCTTTGCCGACGGCACACCGGGTGGCATGATGAATGGCCAGCCAGTGGGCATTGAATATCTCGGCGGTGATCATCGCGTGGTGCTGGTCAGCTTTCCGCTCTACTTCATGAAGTTTGAACACGCGCAAGATTTCGTGAGATATGTGCTCGTACGAAAGTTTTCGGAAGTCTCGACAGTGCATGAGAACGCAGCGGAAATGCCGGCCCAGTTTCAGCTTTGGCACAACTATCCTAATCCCTTTAATCCCACGACGACGATTGCGTTTGCGTTGCCCAACGCGAGCTTTGTCACGCTGAAGATTTATGACTTGCTCGGCAATGAAGTCGCCACGCTGGTTTCCGAAAAGCTGCCAGCGGGCAAGCACCAGCGCGTTTGGGAGGCGAAAGGCTTGGTAAGTGGGGTGTATCTCTTTCAACTGCGCGCAGGAGAGCTTTCACAGGTGATGAAGCTAATGCTACTGCGATAA
- a CDS encoding T9SS type A sorting domain-containing protein → MSPNSAMRHRSPLAKGAMSFLLGTMLALASGECLAQAGSLDPAFGSNGQVTTDFIGPNLEVGQSVAIAPADGRILVAGYTNDDGGSDFALARYMPDGSLDVSFGTDGRVTTDLGSRIDMVGGALFQPDGKIVVGGSARRGNTIYSDFVLVRYNPDGSLDAGFGNGGKVFTTIQDDALIYAIELQPDGKILAAGYTSTISYAVDFALARYNSEGSLDASFGTSGIVITDFSAGSDNGYDVAIQADGKILVAGSVWSGRFYFGLARYNSDGSPDNSFGSNGKLVTSFGPSGGAIAHGVVVQTDGRIVVAGEMSAGSSSTRDLALARYNGDGSLDSGFGVGGKVTTDYGATENYGYGVGLQSDGKIVVAGQYFTNQFRYRTLIARYNTEGSLDTGFDGDGLVQPSFGAVEGAARSIAIQSDDKILVAGSVDGGLFTTGEDFLLARLNNDGSLDPSLDGDGWVATDFVGPNYDYATEVVISPSDGKIVAVGYTVAVWPIDFAVARYNRDGSLDAGFGVDGRVTTDIRTSFDCAARAVVQNDGKIVVAGCTYTSSYPANADFALVRYHTDGSLDPSFGTGGKVTTDFYGDGDFATDIALQGDGKIVVGGYTATSSWRYVMARYNSNGSLDPSFGVNGKVMTVFDFGYDLAYALALQPDGKILIAGQAHIDNYHDGFGLARYNSDGTLDVSFDGDGKLISDFGLHNEQVNALALQPDGKIVAAGHGSSNDATYQNFLVARYNADGSLDVSFDGDGWAVTDFGSQADYAYDVALQSDGRIVLVGSMSFNNTYNVFALARCTNSGMLDASFGSSGLLTTTLGSEAGAKAVALQDDGRMVVAGIASAGSATGHDFALVRYLMIATPQEEIQALMEQVQDLIASGVLNGGQGNALLTKLRAALQQLDKDDVNAKTAINQLEAFINQVDGFIASGVLTLAEGQPLLTAAENAIALIEQGIYKQASLRAAEAGASPAYQLLQNYPNPFNPETEIRFQLPEAGHVVITIFDALGHEIETLADAQFSAGDHRVRWQARDKNGRPLASGVYFYRLHAGRFSEVRRMSLLR, encoded by the coding sequence ATGAGCCCCAACTCAGCAATGCGCCACAGATCTCCGCTTGCGAAGGGCGCAATGTCCTTTCTGCTCGGCACGATGCTCGCGCTTGCATCAGGAGAATGCCTGGCTCAAGCCGGCAGTCTCGACCCGGCTTTTGGCAGCAACGGGCAGGTTACGACTGATTTTATAGGCCCCAACCTGGAGGTTGGTCAGAGCGTCGCTATCGCACCAGCCGACGGCAGAATCCTTGTCGCCGGCTACACGAATGACGACGGAGGCTCTGATTTTGCACTGGCGCGTTACATGCCGGACGGCAGTCTGGATGTTAGCTTTGGCACAGACGGCAGGGTGACGACCGACCTGGGTTCCAGAATCGACATGGTTGGCGGCGCCCTGTTCCAGCCAGATGGTAAGATCGTCGTAGGCGGCTCCGCCAGGCGTGGCAATACGATTTATTCAGACTTTGTTCTTGTCCGCTACAACCCTGACGGCAGCCTGGACGCCGGCTTTGGCAATGGCGGCAAGGTTTTCACCACCATACAGGATGATGCCCTCATTTATGCCATCGAGCTGCAGCCCGATGGAAAAATCTTGGCAGCCGGCTACACCTCAACCATCTCATACGCGGTTGACTTTGCATTGGCGCGCTACAACAGCGAGGGCAGCCTCGATGCCAGTTTCGGCACCAGCGGTATTGTCATCACCGATTTCAGTGCCGGCAGCGATAACGGATATGATGTTGCCATTCAGGCAGATGGCAAAATCCTGGTTGCGGGCTCCGTCTGGAGCGGCAGGTTCTACTTTGGACTCGCGCGCTACAACAGCGATGGCAGCCCGGACAATTCGTTTGGCAGTAATGGCAAACTGGTCACGAGTTTCGGTCCAAGTGGCGGCGCAATTGCCCACGGCGTGGTGGTGCAGACGGATGGCAGAATTGTGGTGGCCGGTGAGATGTCCGCTGGCAGTTCGTCAACCAGGGACTTGGCCTTGGCGCGTTACAACGGCGATGGCAGCTTGGACAGTGGCTTTGGCGTTGGTGGTAAAGTCACGACTGACTATGGTGCTACTGAAAACTATGGCTACGGCGTCGGCCTGCAATCGGACGGCAAGATCGTGGTTGCTGGCCAGTACTTCACAAACCAATTCCGATATCGTACGCTCATAGCACGTTACAACACCGAGGGCAGCCTGGATACCGGCTTTGATGGTGACGGCCTGGTGCAACCCAGTTTCGGAGCGGTCGAGGGCGCGGCGAGAAGTATTGCCATTCAGAGTGATGACAAGATTCTGGTCGCGGGCTCTGTTGACGGTGGTCTCTTCACCACTGGCGAGGACTTCTTGCTCGCGCGCTTGAACAACGACGGCAGCCTGGATCCCAGCCTGGATGGCGATGGCTGGGTTGCAACCGACTTTGTCGGGCCCAACTATGACTATGCCACGGAGGTTGTGATCAGCCCCAGCGATGGCAAGATTGTCGCCGTGGGCTACACCGTGGCGGTATGGCCAATCGACTTTGCGGTCGCACGCTACAACCGCGACGGCAGTCTGGACGCCGGTTTTGGGGTCGACGGCAGAGTCACGACTGACATCAGGACCAGCTTTGATTGCGCTGCGCGCGCCGTGGTTCAGAACGATGGCAAGATCGTAGTGGCCGGCTGCACTTACACTTCCTCCTACCCCGCAAATGCGGATTTCGCGCTGGTGCGCTACCATACCGACGGCAGCCTGGACCCCAGTTTTGGCACCGGGGGAAAAGTCACCACCGATTTCTATGGTGACGGTGATTTCGCCACGGACATTGCACTGCAAGGCGACGGCAAGATCGTCGTGGGCGGATACACCGCGACCTCCAGTTGGCGTTATGTCATGGCCCGCTACAACAGTAACGGCAGCCTGGATCCCAGTTTTGGCGTTAATGGCAAAGTCATGACAGTTTTTGATTTTGGCTATGATCTTGCCTATGCTCTCGCCCTGCAACCAGACGGAAAAATCCTGATCGCAGGACAGGCACATATCGACAACTACCATGATGGTTTTGGATTGGCGCGTTACAACAGCGATGGCACTCTTGATGTGAGCTTTGACGGCGACGGCAAGCTCATAAGCGACTTTGGTCTTCACAATGAACAGGTGAACGCGCTCGCGCTGCAACCTGACGGGAAGATTGTCGCAGCCGGGCATGGCTCCAGCAACGATGCCACATACCAAAACTTCCTCGTGGCACGCTACAATGCGGATGGCAGTTTGGATGTCAGCTTTGACGGAGATGGCTGGGCGGTGACCGATTTCGGCTCCCAAGCCGACTATGCGTATGATGTCGCGCTGCAGAGTGATGGCCGGATCGTGCTGGTGGGAAGCATGAGTTTCAACAACACCTACAACGTGTTCGCGCTGGCCCGTTGCACCAATAGCGGCATGCTCGACGCCAGCTTCGGCAGCAGTGGTCTGCTCACCACCACCCTGGGCAGTGAGGCAGGCGCCAAAGCCGTTGCATTGCAGGATGATGGCAGGATGGTAGTGGCGGGCATTGCCAGTGCGGGTAGCGCCACGGGCCATGACTTCGCCCTGGTGCGCTACCTGATGATTGCAACTCCCCAGGAGGAGATTCAGGCACTTATGGAGCAGGTGCAAGACCTGATCGCGTCCGGGGTCTTGAACGGCGGGCAAGGCAACGCATTGCTGACCAAGCTCAGGGCCGCATTGCAGCAACTGGACAAAGATGACGTCAATGCCAAGACAGCGATCAACCAGTTGGAGGCCTTTATCAACCAGGTTGATGGGTTCATCGCCAGTGGCGTGCTTACGCTTGCCGAAGGCCAACCTTTGCTTACGGCTGCTGAGAATGCCATTGCCCTTATTGAGCAGGGCATCTACAAGCAGGCATCGCTTCGTGCTGCGGAAGCAGGGGCATCGCCAGCTTATCAGCTGCTCCAGAACTACCCTAATCCCTTCAATCCCGAAACCGAGATTCGCTTTCAGCTGCCGGAAGCCGGTCACGTCGTGATCACGATCTTTGACGCACTGGGGCATGAGATCGAGACACTGGCTGATGCGCAGTTCAGCGCAGGTGATCATCGCGTGCGTTGGCAGGCTCGGGATAAAAATGGCCGCCCGCTCGCGAGCGGTGTCTATTTCTATCGGCTTCATGCCGGTCGTTTCAGCGAAGTACGACGCATGAGTCTGCTGCGATAG